A region of the Channa argus isolate prfri chromosome 3, Channa argus male v1.0, whole genome shotgun sequence genome:
GAGCTGGACAACTCAAAAAGGCCTTCAGACTCTACAATGATGTGGGAACCCTTTTATTTagaattctttattttcatcgtgttaatatttttgtataattGTCATTGTTGTCATGTTATTCCACACTTTCAGACGTCAAAATTTTGACCCTCGTATTCAATCTGTGACTTTCTCAGATAGTGTAttaattaaagtgtgtgtgtgtcttccagaTGAAGAAGCGAGACCTGGTTCCGGTAGATGCGACCTACACTGCACTATTCAATGCGTGCGCTGAGTCACCCTCAAAGGAAGCTGGTCTTCAGCAAGCGTTGAAGTTGGAACAAGAGCTCCAGCGTGACAACTTCCCCCTCAGCACCATCACGTACCATGCTCTTCTTAAGACACACGCCATCACCAACCACCTTCAGGCCTGTTTTCACACGCTCAGGGTGCGACACATGCTTACTTTTATGCGAGTCTGTGGAAAGTTGAGCCACTGAATTGTGTTAGCTTTGTGTGTAATTATTGGTTTCTGCTTGTGTAGGAGATGCTGCAGAATGGTCATGTTGTGACACAGGAGACGTTTCACTACCTGCTGATGGGTTGCCTGAAGGACAAGGAAACAGGATTCAGAATGGCACTACAGGTATAGATGCATGattaaaaagaataatgttCCCCCTAATAACCTTCACTGTACAGAATCAGCAGTGataatttctgtcttttcacCTTTTTTGACCAATGTTGAAATTCCTGTTTTGAGCTTCTTCATTGTGCCACAACCAAAGCCTGGTTATTGTTTGCATGCTTGAGCATAGAGGAGATAGCTTACAATGGTATTGCAGTGTCCAGAGGTGCCAcaagtttttgtttctatttcagGTTTGGCACCAAATGCTGAGGTCAGGGATTCGTCCAGACGCAAAGAACTATAACTTGCTCTTGAGAACTACGAGGGACTGTGGAATTGGTGATACTGCGTTGGCCGCTGCCATTCTAATCAGGCCTGACTGTCAGACCCTGAAAGAAAGACAGCATGTTTCAAAGGGGAAGTCCGAGTCCAGAGCTAAGTATATAATAGACCTTGATCTTCTGGAGAAGCAGTTATTTATCCAACCTGATCCACACAGAGACAATGAGAAGCACTTCAGCAGTCAAGAATTGACTCATTTGGTACCagtcagacaaaaagaaagttaCCTACCAGTTGAACTAGAAGAAATTTCTACAGCCCCTAACCTGCTGGACCTTTTTGAGGGCAAGAAGAGTGCTGTAGTTTCCCTCAGCACTGTAAATGGACCATCTGATAGGCTCATGTTGATTGGAGGAGCAAAAGGTTTCTTGGAGAAGATGGAGGCTAATGGACTCAGTCCAGACCTCCGGACTTTGACCCTGTTGGCAGATACAATGGAACCGGGCTATAAGTCTCTGCAGATGTTATTAAAAGTTGCCAAACAGCATCAAGTGAAGCTTGATGTCGCATTCTTTAACTCTGTGATTCGCAGAGCGGTCAGAGCTGGGGACCTGGATGGAGCAAAGgtacacacagagcagaaaacTCCCTTTTATTCAGTTTAACCACAAGTATCTGTCTGGCCCTTTACCATTAGAAggttataatacattttttttaaattcaacatttaaaaaaaaaaggtcactaTGTaattatgcatgtttttttttgtactacTTTCCAGGCGGTTATTAGTGTGATGCGACAGCGTAATGTAAACGTGGATGTACAGACATTTGGAAGCTTTGCGTTAGGCTGTGAGCGACAGAAGGATGGTCTGCAGCTGTTAAAAGATATGGAGGTAAGGACATGCATCTTAAAAGTCAAAGGAGTTGGTGTCAGTACTTTAAGGGGAATAGATGTGAAACTGTTTTatggagagaagaagaaagttaaaaaaatttttttttttatttctttatgtttcacAGGAGGCAGGAATTAGGCCCAACGTCCAGGTGTTCTCTGCTCTTATTGGCCGTGCATCTCGGAGACTAGATTATGTTTACCTTAAAACCATCCTCAAAACCATGAGTGATATGGGAGTATGGCCCAATGAGGTTATCATCAAACAGCTGGAGTTTGCTGCACAGTATCCTCCCAACTATAACCAGGTGAGCTTACTGTACATGAAGTCTTCATGCTATTGTACTGAAAGTTTGCAGGAAAATAAAGTAATGGGGTTTTCCAAACATAACTGGGGCTAATGATAGTTCTTAGTTCTTTTCCTCATTTAATCAAAATTAGATTGTTATGGGAGTCAAAAGGACTACAGCGTGTGTCCTGTTTCAATTATTGAATGCACTGTAGATGAGGAGTGCGTTTGTAATCTGTGGCAAAGCCTTTCCACTAGAAGTCATGACAGTGAAAGCACCCATTGCTCTGTCTACAGGAAACTGACACTCTGAAGAACTTTCTCAGACTGGTAGTACTATAAAAGGTTACTTGGAATATGATCACGTAATACATCTCATGACAGACTGGGGTGTCAACACGgccattttcaaaaataattacaaatatttggAAGCAATGCTTGACCATGAATACAACTAAAACCATTCTACAAACTTTTAGTTACATGTTCatacaagtttttaaaaactgtctaTACTCATCACAAGGGGCTAACAATATTATAACATAAAGTCAGCAAGTTTGAATGATGTAAATTTtctggaggagaaagaggattGAGATTTTGAATAGAACACCTGTAGTTTTATCAGTGTCACATTCATAACGCAGAACCTTTTGATTTCTGCTAATAATTGAGCTCAAAACCtcttatttattgtgtttatttattgtgtatatTGTGAATTGTTCATAGAGGAATATAgaggaaatataaaatgttaaattaaagttGAATAAAGCTTTAAGTAAACATACAAATCAATGcatataatttgaaaaaagtatttttctttccttcccaACCCCTTTCTTAtcatcttttcttcttttcactctCCTCTCTGCACTATGAATCCCAGTACAAGTCTAGAAACAACTACCTGGTCCACATCGATGGTTTCCGTGGTTACTACCAACAGTGGCTGAGAAATATGCCAGCCTGGAGCTCTGAGGATGAACAGGCAGAGCTGGAGCTTGAGACGTCTGCCGcaccactgaaaacagaagctGCAGATATACTGACAGAGGCCCAGAGGAACCAGAGAGCAGCTGGAAGGAGATATCATTCTCGTaacaaggacaaaaacaacagcactgTGTCAGCTCTGTAGCAATAGTACTAAAAAGATCTCTGATTCATCTTTTTGATTTTCCGTCAGCTGTGTGGCTCTGGATGGACTTTGGGTCAAAGCAGGGTCTTATGGTGTGGACTTTCTGTCCCTTGACTTattgtgatttcatttttcacagAAGCTCAATGTTATTGTCATTTAAATTGCAATTAAAGTAAATTCGTACATTCAGTACAGCTGAGAAATTAAAATCTTATCTTGGTATATTTTATGGTGCAGTCAGTgttaaaaatactgaaggtattGATtagatataaataatatatgagTAAAATGTGGAATGTACTTGGTGTTTAGAAAAAAGAGTATTACAGCAGAGGACAAACATTAGGTACAAAGTGATAAAGTGAACATACACAGATTGTAACAAATATAAAGACTGGGAAAAGTGCATAAATCACAGCTAAATTGAATCAATATGCAGATACAGCTCGATTTGTTAGCAAAAAATTTCAAACTGTACAAACTTAATACTCAAGTTAAATTGCAAGTGTTTGCCTAAAAAtatactccactacaagtaaaAGAAGAGCTGAACAATCAAGTTCATGCTCTTAATAATATCAATTCAAAAGTCTAGTTCAGATTTATTCAACAAAGCTTGAAGGTGAAAATGATCAATCTCAGAACTTACTTGTCCCCAGGTGGCACTTTAAGGCACACAGACTAGAACACTAGGAACAACTACAATTGGAATGAAATTAACCAATATCATGCAAATAAAACtggcaaagaaaatgtttagtgATTATCTGAAATAAGAACCAAAGTCACCTAACAACTTGTTTAACTTTGAGCCGTTTCTAGTGTACTCACAGGTATTTAATTCAGTACAAATcataatgtattaatattttttacctgCAAGTGtgaataaagctgtaaaatgaatGTAGGGAGTAGAAGCACAATATTATCCTGTGAATTGCAGTGGACTGAATGTAgcctaaaatggaaatattgttGCAGGTACTAgtaaagcaaaaacacagtacttgagtaaatggaCTCGGTTACTACCAACTCTCGGTAAAAGCTGGAACACAGTTCCTCTTACTTGGAAAAAGTAACCATGTTCGGTATATATAATATACGTATATATTAATGAATTGGGTAGGCGAACACAAGACATAACCActtaatgaaataaatagaTTCAGCTGGGAATTACTTAAGCTTTTTATTGGATaggccgaaaggacaaaacaaatactaataaaaaaattgtcAATAATGTATTTCTCTTATAGTGCAGTCCAGCAGGTGGCGGTAGCACTCATATCAGCTTGTTCGTCAACGGCCAATAAAAACAGCGAAGAAGACGGAGAAGTTTGAGAACTTCGGCgcgaaataaaaatatttatgttggTTAGGCGGACAATAAAGGTAAGAAAACCTTGTTGCTTTGAACTAAAACAGTTACcgttatatattataaaatattcaccTTTCTATCAAGGCGTGTTGTAAAAAGTACATCAGTTTCACTTATGATCGGTGAGGATTTTACACGAAACAGTCAACGCTGCATGTAACTTTCTGGACTTCCTGAAGAACTAGGAAATAGTTTTTTAATagtaagaaaaaatatttacgTTTGGTTTACGTTAGGTAATTTTTCTAACTAATGCAAAGTCACATCTAGGTGATATACCGTGTATATGCTTTCAGTTTTCACATGTAAGgaatttttcttaatttatctTAAGACCCGACTAAAGGCCGAATTATGCTTCTCGGTCGATACACGCACGAGGACCTACGCTCGGAGACGTTCACACATGTAGAACGTGCATTTTAATGCTAAAATGGATCCGATgaatgtccaaaccacctcaatctggcgtctctgactttatctccaacacatctaacatgagctgtccctctgatgtcctcattcctgatcctgtccatcctcgtccctcccaaagagaacctcaacatcttaagctctgctacctccagctctgcctcctgtctcttcttcacctcttttccacactctccgttgctctgaaccgttgaccctaagtatttaaagtcgtccttcacctctgctccctgtaacctcaccgttaagcttcattcctcttttttccagagcagagctccacctctctagattttcctccacctctcactgtaaatcacaatgtcatctgcaaatatcatagtccatggagattcctgtctaacctcatctgtcagtctgtccatcaccagagcaaacaagaaggggctcagagccaatCCTTGCAGACCCACCTCGACCTTGAACTCCTCcatcacacctacagcacctcaccatggtcttacagctctcatacatgtcctgcaccactctaacatacttctctgccactccagacttcctcatacaacaaaacagctcctctctcggcatcCTGTCAATCTACAAAGAAACAATGCAACTCCcactgaccctctctgtacttctccatcagcatcctcaaagcaaatactgcatcttttgtattgctgctcacaaatgctcacctctgcccttagcctgaCTTCCATTATTCTTCCCCAAatcttcattgtttggctcattatctttattcttctgtagttgccacagtgTCCCATTTCCTCCCACCCTCTTAGTTaaactctttctctgtatacactcctgaacttcctcgttccaccaccaagtctccatgtccactttcctctctccAGATGACAcacgagtaccctcctacctgtctccctgatcacattagctgtagtggtccagtcatctggaagcacctccaaaccacccagagcctgtctcatcttctccctgaaaactacacaacattcttcctttttcaacttccaccacatgtcctctgctctgcctttgtcctcttcatcttcctcaccaccagcatcattttacacaccaccatcctgtttTGTCTGCTACATTCTCCCCTacaaatactttgcagtcactgatctctttcagattacaaagTTGaaacaagatgtcgtccacctcagtgcttctacctccgctgttatatgtcaccctatgttcctgcctcttctggaagaaagtgtacAGTCATTTCCAtcttctttgcaaagtctaccaccatctgtccttctgcgttcctgtcccgaagaccaaacctgcccatcacactCTCATCACCTGTTTCCCCTTCACATACATGccaattgaaatctgcaccaaacaccactctctcacctctgcggatgctctgcatcacttcatctaacatgcaccatgtcaatcaactctctagcttttcctgtcatagtcccaacattcaaagtccctattGTCAGTCTTACACTGTTGGCTTTCCTCTTcactctgcctacaaacacaccttcatcCTCTCCTTCAATCAACAGTAGCTCAATTTCCACCGTTGTTTTCTGCACTCATTGCCCAGATGAGGGTGTGATGTATATTGGAGAACTATAAGAATGTCctgttttttgttattacatAATCCTATTATTGTTTTGAAAGGTAAATGGAAGGGTCATTTCAAAGACCAATAGAAAATCATAAAACCCCATGTGAAGTATACCATGCAATCAaactcagtttttttcttacccattataaatgttcctttttggaaacaaaaactCATAATTTGAAATGCGCATCTCCAACCcgtgaaaacaaaatgtataaactgAAAGACTGAATAAAAAAGATGTACAACAatagaatattttaaacaacatatataaatattatatagaaTCAGGGCGAACGGTTACAATTCTTGTTCTACTTTTCCGTATTTCTTTCCGGTCTAATTACCGTTTCGACTAAGACTCCCAAGATACAATCAGCTTGTTTGACTCACATCTGCACACAACGCATTGTTGAGGTTTGGGAGGTGGGTGGGCACGTCGGGGCCTCTGAGACCTACGGTTACCCCATAATTACAAAGACATGATTGAGCaccctttttttaat
Encoded here:
- the ptcd1 gene encoding pentatricopeptide repeat-containing protein 1, mitochondrial, giving the protein MLTSLAFSWVRNGRQISVPVAKLSVLLAAKISPRTLHLTTVQEWTRHGPSRLLTPAPSQLSSSASRSTGPHGDADPLGSSPVSEDRENFGTLSTYLSSRRSFRKASPDIQDLRHREEDDATREEGPVKPRKTFRRRNTPYWYFLQCKKLIKANKLQEALDLFSRDMLEGERLQPEEYNYTVLIGGCGRAGQLKKAFRLYNDMKKRDLVPVDATYTALFNACAESPSKEAGLQQALKLEQELQRDNFPLSTITYHALLKTHAITNHLQACFHTLREMLQNGHVVTQETFHYLLMGCLKDKETGFRMALQVWHQMLRSGIRPDAKNYNLLLRTTRDCGIGDTALAAAILIRPDCQTLKERQHVSKGKSESRAKYIIDLDLLEKQLFIQPDPHRDNEKHFSSQELTHLVPVRQKESYLPVELEEISTAPNLLDLFEGKKSAVVSLSTVNGPSDRLMLIGGAKGFLEKMEANGLSPDLRTLTLLADTMEPGYKSLQMLLKVAKQHQVKLDVAFFNSVIRRAVRAGDLDGAKAVISVMRQRNVNVDVQTFGSFALGCERQKDGLQLLKDMEEAGIRPNVQVFSALIGRASRRLDYVYLKTILKTMSDMGVWPNEVIIKQLEFAAQYPPNYNQYKSRNNYLVHIDGFRGYYQQWLRNMPAWSSEDEQAELELETSAAPLKTEAADILTEAQRNQRAAGRRYHSRNKDKNNSTVSAL